One window from the genome of Flavobacterium agricola encodes:
- the hemL gene encoding glutamate-1-semialdehyde 2,1-aminomutase, producing MLYQRSSKLFAEAEKVIPGGVNSPVRAFKGVGGTPVFAKSAKGAYIYDEDDNKYIDYINSWGPLLLGHAFEPVVNAVIEKAKQGTSFGMPTELETKIAELAVAMVPNIDKIRFVNSGTEACMSAIRLARGYTNRDKIIKFAGCYHGHSDSFLIQAGSGLSTFGTPNSPGVTQGTAKDTILARYNDLAHVAEIFESNKNEIAAIIIEPVAGNMGCVPPKPGFLQGLKDLCTANGALLIFDEVMTGFRLAKGGAQQLFGVDADIVAFGKVIGGGLPVGAFAARNEIMNYLAPVGPVYQAGTLAGNPLAMAAGLAMLEAINNDKDLFTRLEEKTAYLEAGMRKVLTAAGLKYTINRVGSMISVFFDDREVVDFETAGYGNNENFKKFFHGLLERGVYIAPSSYETWFITDALTYADLDQTIAVVAEVATLLDK from the coding sequence ATGTTATATCAAAGAAGTAGTAAACTTTTTGCTGAAGCAGAAAAAGTTATTCCTGGTGGTGTAAATTCACCAGTTCGCGCTTTTAAAGGAGTAGGAGGAACGCCTGTTTTTGCCAAGTCAGCTAAAGGAGCTTATATTTATGATGAAGATGATAATAAATATATTGATTATATAAATTCTTGGGGGCCGTTATTATTGGGTCATGCTTTTGAACCTGTTGTTAATGCAGTGATTGAAAAAGCAAAACAAGGAACATCTTTTGGGATGCCAACTGAATTAGAAACTAAAATTGCTGAATTAGCAGTTGCTATGGTTCCTAATATTGATAAAATCCGATTTGTAAACTCTGGTACAGAAGCTTGTATGTCGGCAATTCGATTAGCTCGTGGTTACACCAATCGCGATAAAATTATAAAATTTGCTGGTTGTTATCACGGACATTCTGATTCATTTTTAATTCAAGCCGGATCAGGACTAAGTACTTTTGGTACACCAAATTCTCCTGGCGTTACGCAAGGTACAGCAAAAGATACCATTTTAGCTCGTTACAATGATTTGGCTCACGTAGCAGAAATTTTTGAATCTAATAAAAATGAAATTGCAGCTATTATTATTGAACCTGTTGCAGGAAATATGGGCTGTGTACCACCAAAACCAGGATTTTTGCAAGGATTAAAAGATTTATGTACTGCCAATGGTGCTTTGTTAATTTTTGATGAGGTTATGACGGGATTCCGTTTAGCTAAAGGTGGAGCACAACAATTGTTTGGTGTTGATGCTGATATTGTTGCTTTTGGTAAAGTTATTGGTGGCGGATTACCAGTTGGTGCCTTTGCAGCACGTAACGAAATTATGAATTATTTAGCTCCAGTTGGTCCTGTTTATCAAGCCGGAACTTTAGCAGGAAATCCTTTAGCAATGGCTGCCGGATTGGCTATGTTAGAAGCTATTAATAATGATAAGGATTTATTTACGCGTTTAGAAGAAAAAACAGCTTATTTAGAAGCTGGTATGCGAAAAGTTTTGACAGCTGCTGGATTAAAATATACAATAAATCGTGTAGGTTCAATGATTTCTGTGTTTTTTGACGATCGTGAAGTGGTTGATTTTGAAACTGCTGGTTACGGAAATAACGAAAACTTTAAAAAGTTTTTTCATGGATTGTTAGAACGTGGTGTTTATATTGCACCATCATCTTACGAAACTTGGTTTATAACCGATGCATTAACGTATGCTGATTTAGATCAAACCATTGCTGTTGTAGCTGAGGTTGCAACATTATTAGATAAATAA